The Phoenix dactylifera cultivar Barhee BC4 chromosome 12, palm_55x_up_171113_PBpolish2nd_filt_p, whole genome shotgun sequence genome includes the window TTCTGCCACCAAAAAATGTTTGTTGCTAATGCATTCCAATACATTCTGCGACCAAACTATTGGTGGGGGAAGATAGATATTCCGTGACCATTTTTTTGGTAGCGGAAGACAAACATTTCATGACTAACTATTTGGTCGGCGTTGAAATTAGCGACAACAGATTTGGTCGCTGAAAATTTTCTTCGGCAACCAAATGTTGGTCATTGTTGGTGTACCTTAGGTGACCACACAATATTGGTCGCCAAAATCTTTCAGTGACTAGGGTTCGGCGACGAAGAGTATGCTAGTCGCGAAAAGGTTTCGGCGACCAAATATGGTTATTCGGCGACTAAAATCTTAGTCGCTGaatatgtattttcttgtagtgagtctatcactacaggaaaagtcggttttaccgacgcttttttgccgacgctttttacaagcgtcggcaattttcggTCTAACGTCTAAACTTTTGGCGACGCTTGTAAAACGCGTCGGCAAAAAACGACGCTAATACGCATCGGTGTAGTCGCAGGCCTAAGatgacgctaaaaagcgtcgtcggaagccaacGACCCTCCTCCAAACAACCCCCTGCCGGAAGCCACCCTCACGCTGTCGTAAAATAAGTTCCCATGGGGCTCCTTTTCCTTGCCATGACCTTCTCCCCCCTCTCCCCCACCCCTTGAAAAACCCCTCTCCATCGCCTCTTCTCCCCTCCACGGGCCGCTCAAAATCCCTCTCCTCTCGCATTCACAGATCTTTCAATCCTcccgaaaccctaaccctaaccccaaCGAGCAATCGAAGACGAGAAATGGCCCAGAGAGAGGAGCTCCAGGTCCCGAAGACTCTCACCCTCTGCATCAACAACTGCGGCTTCTACGGCAACCCCGCCACCAACAACATGTGCCAAGCCTGCTTCCAGGCAGCCGGATTCGCCTCCCCCTTGCTGCCCTCCCGCTCCAGCCACGAGAAAGCCAGCTCCGCCCCGGCTCAGTCGCTGGATCCGGCAGCGGAAGCAGGGAGGGGAGGTGCGGAGGGGCCGGCGGCCAAGGCTGATGCTGCCGCCGCGGTGGTGTCGCCGGCGAGGCGGGTGAGCCGGTGCGCGGGTTGCCGGAAGAGGGTGGGGCTTACGGGGTTCCGGTGCCGGTGCGGAAGCAGGGAGGGAAGCCAACGACCCCCTCCAAACAACCCTGTCGGAAGGGTCACTCCTCCCTCAACCCATTCCAGAGATCGGAAAGCATCTATTTAACCAGTATTTTACCCGCATCTCTGTCGCCCATTCctcgtcttctctctctctccagaaaCATCGATCACAGTGCTTCATAGAGATAGAGGTACAGAGACCAAACCCTTCTCCAATCCCTCTTTTGCTCGATCTTTTCGActtttttttggttgttttcTCATATTTTCTTGAGATCTGTTCTACCTCAGATGTCGATGAGTTCTATGCGATGTGCGATCCAGGtgagttttttttgttttttttggtaaagaTCGGTAGAAGTTTGAGATCAGGGTTGTTTTGGTGTTGGATCTGGTTCTTGGAATTGAGGGATTTGGGTGTGGGTTGATTTGATGTAGAGAAGGAGAACTTGTGCTTGTATGGGCATCCTGGAGGGATGTCGGAGGTGACGTTGCCGGCAAAGGAGGTGCGCCGGAGCTGCCCGAGCCGGCGCTCGGGATCAACTTCGCGAGGGACACAGCGACGAAAGGAGCCGGTGCACAGCGACTCGTGGCTctgattcaaaatatttttttaaaaaaaatatttataatgacgctttaaagcgtcggcgaaaaccCAAAACTGGGCATGCTTTGGGCTTTCctgacactttaaagcgtcggcgaatgtcATTT containing:
- the LOC120112810 gene encoding zinc finger A20 and AN1 domain-containing stress-associated protein 11-like; its protein translation is MAQREELQVPKTLTLCINNCGFYGNPATNNMCQACFQAAGFASPLLPSRSSHEKASSAPAQSLDPAAEAGRGGAEGPAAKADAAAAVVSPARRVSRCAGCRKRVGLTGFRCRCGSREGSQRPPPNNPVGRVTPPSTHSRDRKASI